TAGAACATCAGCAGCAACTTTTTGGTAAGCATGCCCAATATGCAAAACATCATCTATATAATCTATTGCTGTAGTTACGTAAAACTTGCTCAAAGTATACAAATATTAGCACAAAAGTGACAAATATCCACCAAAAAACCTGCTATAATAATTCAAGAACCATTTCAGTACAAAACATAAAGATTAGTGAGGAGGGAGGTTTTTCACATGCAGTACCAAGAATTAAGGAAAAAGCAGCTACGCCAGATTAGAGAAAAGCTAGAAAGAGACCTAAATACCCTTGATATAACCCTTAAATACAAACCACCTACTGAATCTGAACCAGCACACATTACTATAATAGTTAGGGAGAAAGGACAAAACAAAGAAACAACGGTTGAATTCAGCTTTGAACTACTTAAAAGGTTAGGCTTGAAAGAGCACCCACTGGAACGCAAGTTTGAACCAGAATCCTTTACCTGGGAATCTGTAATCCAATTAATACAAACTATGCACAATCTGCAAAAGCAACCCTAGTACTGGTAAAGCTCAAGCCCCCACTAGGGTTGCACATCTATTCATGCTACTATTAAAAGTAATGTTAATTTCTTCACGCTAAAAGAACTTCTACCACTACCTATGAAAGATCAAAAAGTTAGTTGTATTATTCCTGTCTACAACGAAGAAAAAACAGTTGCAAAGGTAGTAGACCTAGCTCTAAAAACACCTCAAATTGGGGAGCTTATTGTTGTCAACGATGGCTCTACCGATAATAGCATCCAAAACCTTACTCAATTTAAAGACCAAATTAAAATTATCAATCTTGAAAAAAACCATGGCAAAGGCTACGCTATAGCACAAGGAATAAGGAAAGCTAAACTTCCCTACATACTCTTACTAGATGCAGATCTAATTAATTTAAAACCTTTTCACATTTCTTCAATCATAAACCCTGTTTTGGAGCAAGATGTAAAAATGTCTGTGGGTGACGTTCTTTCTAATGGTGTACCTCTATACTCATTCCTCTGGCAATTCAGCGGTCAACGCTGCCTCCCCAAAAAAGAAATTAAACCTCTCCTAAAAAAGATTGAGCAAACAAATTACGCTATGGAAATTATTTTAAACGAAGCATTTCGCGATAGCACTGTGGTAGTGCCTCTACCAAGTACTAAACAGTTGCGGGTTAAAAAACACGAAAAGGACCGAAACGCTTTTTTAGGATCTACTGGATTTATCTCTGGAATTTTGGAAATTTCCCAAAGTATAGTTGCACACAAGAGCAAGGAATATCAACAAAAGTTCAATGAAGACTTAGTCAAAAGTATAGCTACTTATCTAAATATAAATGCCCAAAAGCTAAAAGATTTTATCCAAAAATTTTAAGAAAAACTGCTCCTGCAAAAAATATTGCAACAAACCCAGCTAAATGCTATCCTTAAAGGGATATACTGCAAAAACGTTGAGCCTTAGCAGTCACTATGGCTATCCTTATAAGGATACGTTGAGGAAAGAACCCCAAAGGGACAGTAAAATCCTCCGGATATATGGTCCGTAAACCATAAAAATGAGCGTAGTAAGGTTGGTACCGTCCTTGTAATTCAGGGCCCTTGCATAAAGCAAGGGTTTTTTATGTTACAACACCAATTGACTGTATCTGTTATCATACCTGCATATAATGAAGAAGCCACCATCACAACTGTAGTGGGTACTGCTTTAAAAAGTGACTTAGTAGCAGAAGTACTAGTAATTAATGACAGCTCAACAGATAAAACAAGTGAAGTGCTACCCAAAAACAGGAAGAAGGTGCGTCTGCTGACCAACAATCAGAATAGTGGCAAGGGCTACAGCCTTTACCGCGGTTTTAAAAATGCAAAAAGCCCAGTTGTAGTTTGCCTAGATGGAGATCTAATAAACCTAACAAAAGACCACATCCAAAAACTAGTACAACCAATCTTAAAAAAAAAAAGAGGCTGATCTAACTCTTGGGAAAATGCATTTTAACAGGTGGGATAATATTTACCAAAAAATAGCACCACAATTGATTGAAAAATATAAAAATAACTACACACTACTCATAAGTGGGCAAAGAGCTGCCCAGCGTAAGGAACTACTAAAAATAAAAGACTTGAAAACCTTAAGGTACGGAGCTGACTTAAAAATAACAGACCATTTTCTTTCACGTAACAAAAAGGTTAAAAGCGTAAACCTAGAGAACTTATACCATGTAAATAAAACCGAAAAATGGGGGCTGCAGGGTGTTAGTAAGGACCTTAATATGTGGAAAGATATTATTGAAACTGCGTTGGATACAAACACTGAAAAACTCCTAACGCAAGGTTATAAGAAAATAAAGTCATAAAAAAATAGAAAAAAATGAAAAAGAGATATCAACCAGAAAAAACTGAAAATAAAATTTACCAAATGTGGGAAGAAGGCGGTTACTTCAAACCAGAAATTGATAAGAGCAAAGAGCCGTTTGTTATTACATTGCCACCTCCAAACGTGACTGGGGGGCTACACGCAGGGCACGCTTTGTATATATTAGAAGATATTATGATTCGCTATCATCGGATGAAGGGTGACGCTACCCTCTGGGTTCCTGGCTTTGACCATGCCTCCATCGCAGTGGAATATCTTGTTACCCAACAACTAGCAAAAGAAGGTAAAACAAAGCAAGATATTGGACGAGAAGAATTTCTAAAGCGCGCACATAACTTTGCAAACCAGTCAAAAAAATATATCCGAAACCAATTAAAAAGACTAGGGTTTTCCTTGGACTGGTCGCGGGAAGCTTATACCATGGATAAGGAGCGCTCACGCGCTGTAGAAGAGGCCTTCCATCGCCTTTATAAAAAGGGTCTAATTTATAAAGGCAACTACATTATCAATTGGTGCCCTAATTGTCAAACAGCTCTTTCTGATCTTGAAAATGAGCATAAACAAGAGAAAGGAACTCTTTATTATATAAAATATGGACCCATAACCATTGCCACTACCCGTCCAGAAACCATGTTCGCAGATGTTGCAGTTGCT
This DNA window, taken from Patescibacteria group bacterium, encodes the following:
- a CDS encoding glycosyltransferase family 2 protein codes for the protein MKDQKVSCIIPVYNEEKTVAKVVDLALKTPQIGELIVVNDGSTDNSIQNLTQFKDQIKIINLEKNHGKGYAIAQGIRKAKLPYILLLDADLINLKPFHISSIINPVLEQDVKMSVGDVLSNGVPLYSFLWQFSGQRCLPKKEIKPLLKKIEQTNYAMEIILNEAFRDSTVVVPLPSTKQLRVKKHEKDRNAFLGSTGFISGILEISQSIVAHKSKEYQQKFNEDLVKSIATYLNINAQKLKDFIQKF
- a CDS encoding glycosyltransferase family 2 protein; translated protein: MTVSVIIPAYNEEATITTVVGTALKSDLVAEVLVINDSSTDKTSEVLPKNRKKVRLLTNNQNSGKGYSLYRGFKNAKSPVVVCLDGDLINLTKDHIQKLVQPILKKKRG